Genomic segment of Truepera radiovictrix DSM 17093:
TCTCTCCGGGGGCTCCGTTAAAGGTGATCGGTGCAGGTGGCTCAACCCGCGTAATCCGAAAGTCGCTCTCTTGTGGGGGCTCAAACGTGAAGGTGTAATCGGTCGCTACCTCCTCGCGGTAGCGGTCCTCCTGATCGCGTCCCACCGTGAAGATAACGAGCCTCACCGCGTCTATCGTGACCGTCTCGTCGAACGCGCCGGGGGTAAGGCTTGGGTAGAAAGAGAGCGTCCTCGAGCCCTGCGCCTGCCTGGGCGTAAAGGACTGAAACACGATCTTGTTGTAATCCTTACCATCCAATGGGGTCGTGAGGACTCGGCCGCCGCTAAGGGGCACCGCGCTAATGGCGACGGTACCGACATCGGCTTCGGCCAGGGCGTAGCTCAGGGTCACCTCAACCCTACCGTTTCTATCCAATGTCGCTGGCGAAGGCGGGGTCATGGTGTAGCCCGTGATCCTGCTCCCCGTCTGCGCTTCGAACGCCGCCTCGACCTGCTTCCTACCGTCCATCGTCACCGTGCAGGTGCCCGCGCCGCTACAGGCCCCGCTCCAACCCGAGAAGCTCGAGCCGGCCGCCGCCGCCGTCAAGGTGACTCGGGTGCCTGCCGGGTACGCCTCGGTGCAGTCGTCGCCGCATGAAATACCCTCCCCCGTGACGGCGCCGTTACCCACGACGGTGACGGTAAGCGTGTGTCTCGTCTCCGGTTCGGAGCTAGAGCCGCCGCACGCCGCGAGCAGCCAGACGAGGAGGGAGCCCAGGTAGAAAGGTCGCGTAACTGCCGACATCGTAACCTCCGTTTGTGCGCCTCGCCGCTTGCCGGTTGGCGCCACGAGAAGGGGTGGGGGCGGCCAGCGTCAGCGGAACGCGCTAGGGGATGCCGAACTGCCGCTTGATCTGCTCGAGGTAATCGTCTACCTCCCCGAGTACGCTGTAGGTTTGTGAGATGTAGCTCATGCGTTCCCACACGAAAGGGGCTTCGCTCACCTCTGCGCCGAGCAGCTGCATGACGAGGAGCAGGTTCTGCTCGGTGAGCGGTATGGGCGCGCCCGTCGCCCCGAAGTGCTGCGCCTGGAGCGCGCTGACCCCGCGTGACAGCTGTTGCTGCCGGGGCGTCAGCGAGTTCCACCAGCCATGCTGCGCTTCACCGGAAAGCTCCGCCATGCAGCTGTAGTACGGCCCGTAGTCGAAACCGCCGAGGCCACCCGGAGAGCTGCTGGGGAGTCGGCTGCAAGCGGAGCCCTGCGCTAACGCGCCAGCGGGTGCGAGCAGCGCCAGGAGCGCCAGGAGAAGCCCCCTGTGGGCGCGGACGTAGAGGGCAGACTCGTTCATCGCGACCTCCGCCAAAAGGCTAGCAAGGAGGCGCTTAAAAAAGTCTTAAAGCCGGCTGCTGCGTGCCAGTCGACCTTTTTGCTGCTAAAAGTGGCTAGAAGACGTAGCTAAAAGCGACGAGCAAGGCGGTGAGGATGAGGAGCGGAAACCCGTAGACGAAGAGCGCGTAGAGCACCACGACGCGCCACGCCGGACGCCCTAAAAAGACCGACAGCCCGACCCGCAGCACGCCCAGGTGCCAGAGGAGGGTGCCCGCTAGGAGCACCGCGAGCGCGGGGAGCGGAAAGACGAGGAGCGGGACGAGCAGCGAGAGGGCGGCGAAGAGCCCTACCGACCAGCTCCAACCCGAGACCTCCCACGCGCGCACGTCGAGCTCGCCGGGGCGCTGCACGAAGAGGCTCGAGAACCCCCAGGCGTAGCCGAAGCCCACCCCGCCGAAGAGCAGGGCGAAGAGCAGCACGGGCGCATAGGCGTCCGAGGCGGTCGCGCGCAGAAAACCGAGGCCGAGCGCGAGCGCGAGCGCGGCGAAGCCCAGGGCGGCGGCGAGGGCGGCGCGCGGGATGCGGGGGGGCTGGGGCTCGAGCGCTCCAAAAAAGGCCCGCGGCGCCGAGGCGGCGCGCCACATCTCCTGAATCACGCGCGCGCTTCCCGAAAGAGCGGCTCGCGCCCCGCGGGTACGAGGCCGCGCGCCTGAGCGCGCGCCTGCAATTCCCGCACCGCCCGCTCCCCCGTCTCGCCGAGGTCGTGTGAGAGCGCGT
This window contains:
- a CDS encoding InlB B-repeat-containing protein gives rise to the protein MSAVTRPFYLGSLLVWLLAACGGSSSEPETRHTLTVTVVGNGAVTGEGISCGDDCTEAYPAGTRVTLTAAAAGSSFSGWSGACSGAGTCTVTMDGRKQVEAAFEAQTGSRITGYTMTPPSPATLDRNGRVEVTLSYALAEADVGTVAISAVPLSGGRVLTTPLDGKDYNKIVFQSFTPRQAQGSRTLSFYPSLTPGAFDETVTIDAVRLVIFTVGRDQEDRYREEVATDYTFTFEPPQESDFRITRVEPPAPITFNGAPGEIKVYWEGHPVTFPVTMELRRPDCPAEVECRLTDQRYEEAANPLVYSVVCRGGGTRPVLATYDVRLSDSDNRRTQLEKVEIQCVP